In Porites lutea chromosome 9, jaPorLute2.1, whole genome shotgun sequence, a single window of DNA contains:
- the LOC140947608 gene encoding uncharacterized protein, with protein MIRTVVWFGVGGFFTACYANLVRGLPMWRKPLMHVFWTSVGLGLGYRGHIFEETSEERYKELIKKHKNAPWYPKGQLLAERYAREKAEREAAMAGMEQAAA; from the exons ATGATTAGGACAGTAGTCTGGTTCGGAGTTGGCGGTTTCTTTACAGCATGTTATGCTAATCTTGTACGAGGTTTACCCATGTGGAGAA AACCCTTGATGCATGTTTTCTGGACTAGTGTCGGTTTAGGTCTGGGCTACAGAGGGCACATATTTGAAGAAACCTCAGAAGAGAGATATAAAGAGCTGATTAAGAAACACAAGAATGCACCTTGGTACCCCAAAGGTCAGCTTTTAGCCGAACGATATGCAAGAGAAAAAGCAGAAAGAGAAG CTGCAATGGCTGGAATGGAGCAGGCAGCTGCTT GA
- the LOC140947612 gene encoding 2-aminomuconic semialdehyde dehydrogenase-like, whose amino-acid sequence MDFLSHLLRRGEISEQIYNFINGEFIPPLGGAFAETLNPSTGEALCKYPLSTILDVQKAVEAAKSAQKQWSKMSTIKRANVLNQVAELLEKRSEAFVRAEIMDQGRAIQGASKEYNDVHREVHNIKHFTALAIAMTESATKTNDSVSYSCRYPLGVIGIITSWASPLHSVLWHAIPALACGNCVIIKPSCLAPIEIHLLAKTFSDAGVPKGIVNVVYGKGDAIGKTITQHPSMKALVFVGSERTACKVLRDRSDHLLFTKKISFNLENCHAMIIFDDADLDEVLPAAIRGSFLHNEGQHVHSVNRIFVQTSILQTFTDKFIRVVQRLKIGNPSESSIQVGPLISREHRQKIINLIQGAVNDGAEILCGAKIPKLDSKLNRGYFLEPTVLGGFQSNFTDTINTMEVPGPVVRLIPFRTSGEVIEAVNVTSYGLSASIWCRNVSLAHSVADQLNFGSVWINSWLPNNPSMPSEGWKHSGPGRTGGLYSMDFYTELKTVNIRL is encoded by the exons ATGGATTTTCTTAGCCATCTTTTGAG GCGTGGTGAGATTTCTGAGCAGATCTACAACTTCATCAATGGCGAGTTTATTCCCCCTCTTGGAGGAGCATTTGCTGAGACATTAAATCCAAGTACTGGAGAAGCCCTATGCAAGTATCCTCTATCGACCATTTTGGATGTACAAAAAGCGGTGGAAGCTGCGAAATCTGCGCAAAAGCAATGGTCTAAAATGTCTACG ATCAAGAGAGCCAACGTATTGAACCAAGTGGCTGAACTGTTGGAGAAAAGGTCTGAAGCGTTTGTTCGCGCGGAGATTATGGACCAGGGACGAGCTATCCAAGGCGCCAGCAAAGAGTACAATGATGTTCACAGAGAGGTCCACAATATCAAACACTTTACTGCTTTAGCGATAGCCATGACAGAATCAGCGACGAAAACAAATG ATTCTGTCAGTTATTCGTGCCGTTATCCTTTGGGGGTGATCGGAATTATCACTTCTTGGGCGTCACCTCTACACTCGGTGTTGTGGCACGCCATTCCAGCGCTGGCCTGTGGTAACTGCGTTATCATCAAGCCGTCATGTCTGGCACCAATTGAAATTCATTTACTGGCAAAAACATTTAGTGATGCAG GAGTACCGAAGGGTATAGTGAATGTGGTGTATGGTAAAGGAGACGCTATTGGGAAAACCATAACTCAACATCCCAGTATGAAGGCATTGGTCTTT GTAGGAAGTGAAAGGACTGCTTGTAAAGTCTTAAGAGATAGAAGTGACCATCTGCTTTTTACAAAGAAGATTTCGTTTAACTTGGAAAACTGTCATGCAATGATTATCTTTGACGACGCAGATCTAGACGAAGTCCTTCCAGCTGCAATTAGGGGAAG TTTCCTTCATAACGAGGGTCAACATGTCCATTCTGTCAATCGAATTTTTGTTCAAACATCCATTCTACAAACGTTTACAGATAAATTTATCAGAGTCGTGCAGAGATTGAAAATTGGAAATCCTTCTGAAAGCAGCATACAG GTTGGACCTTTAATAAGTAGGGAGCACAGGCAAAAGATAATAAACCTTATCCAAGGAGCTGTAAACGACGGTGCAGAGATCCTGTGCGGTGCCAAAATTCCAAAACTAGACAGCAAGTTGAACAGAGGTTATTTCTTAGAGCCCACCGTACTTGGAG GTTTTCAAAGCAATTTTACGGACACTATTAACACTATGGAAGTTCCAGGACCAGTG gttAGATTGATACCATTTCGCACCTCAGGCGAGGTCATAGAAGCTGTTAATGTAACGTCGTACGGACTATCAGCTTCGATTTGGTGCAGAAATGTTAGTTTAGCTCACTCCGTGGCAGACCAGCTAAATTTCGG